The following nucleotide sequence is from Capra hircus breed San Clemente chromosome 16, ASM170441v1, whole genome shotgun sequence.
CCCATGCTCTCGTTGagtgctcagtagttgtggggcatgggtttagttgctccatagcacgtggaatcttcccggaccaggtatCCAACCTGTATCCCTTGCCCTGACaggtaaattcttaaccactggaccaccacgtaAGTTccttttcatgctttttttttttttttttttttttttccttgttggttatccattttatttatttattttttttttttggcatggatttttttttttttattttttttaattaattaatttatttatttatttatttttttaattttaaaatcttaaattcttacatgcgttcccaaacatgaacccccctcccacctccctccccacaacatctctctgggtcatccccatgcacctgccccaagcaagctgcaccctttATGTGTGGAAAGAGGCAAGAGTCTGGTCTTATTGAACTTATCTGTATGATATGCGTCTTAACTACTTCAGAACACCAtcctgttttctcttccttgaaTTCCCCTTGGGGCATACTGTCTTAGGAGGGTGGGGGCCTTCAGGGTTAATGGCTTTTTGGCTgcagcatcctttgtttactgaaataGCCAGTGAAATATTTGTTCTCAAGGAAAAGCTTAAGAGAAGACCGGAGTGgagtgagttcagtcactcagtcatttctgagcTCTGATTTCTGAAGTCTGATTGAGGTCTGAGCAGTCCCTCAACCCCACCTGAGCTGGTGAATTATCAGCATTAGTTAACATGTTCTACCAATGCCAAGCATGCACTGAGTGGTGAAACGCAGTCTGACATGACAGGAAgagttttcctgtttgttttcttttggttaaaaaatttcaggctttctttttgcctcAAAGTGTAGCTTTGCCTTCCTCCTAAACATTTTGATTTTGACTTTGGCTTATATCATTTAAATGTCTCATCAAGCAGTTTTTATTGTTAATAAAAGACATATACCTGTTTGAAATTCTATATCTTGACATTAAAGTTTTTACTTTATGCACAAATGGCATTCCTTTTAAAGGTACCTCCTATATTCTTCCCAGCAAAGTTAAGTTTGGAAACTGAGGATGGGAGCTGTGTTCCAAATGAACTTCTGTCCCCATAATTTGGGCTGAACGTGACACTTTAAATGTTTTCACCCAAAAGAAAGGGAGTCAACTTGTTCAGTCTCCTGATACAAAGGTGCAAGAGGGAAATGCATTAAGCAAACAATGGAAGGAAATGGAGGAGCTATTGGTTGCCTTGCTTTCTTCTTGGTACTTGTGAGATTCTTGCTCTAGTGCCAGAAGAGGCAGAGCTATGGCTTAGTGCCACCAAATATAGcctggaaggaagcctgacaaactGAGTTTCTTCCTTTCTGGTTCATCATTTCCAAGGTGATGACTTTGGCTCTGGTTTGATTTCCCTGAAGGATGGGGAGAGAGACCACTGTTATGGGTATGACTGACCTGAGAAGGATGCTTTGTTCCCTTGCATTTTCACAGGATTCCATTAAGAGAAGAGTCAGGATGAGTGCTCGCAACCCACCCAGACTTGTGAACTTGGCAGCAATGAGCCTGTTGAGAGATGAGGCCTTGGCCATCTGCTCTTTGGAGTATCTGCCCATGGAGCTCTACCCACCGCTATTCATGGCCGCCTTCTCTCTCAGACGCAGTGAGACTCTGATGGCCATGGTGCAAGCCTGGCCCTTTGCCCGCCTGCCTCTAGGGGGGCTGATGAAGAAGCTGCACCAAGAAACCTTAGAAGCAGTGCTGGATGGACTTGATGTCCTGCTGGCCCAGGAGGTTCACCCCAGGTGAGTCTGATCCAGGTAGCCTGGCAGGGTCTTGGATGTCCTGGAAGGGACTGCTGGTGTCAGGGAGAGTGAATGACCAAAGGGCAGACCAGAGACTTCTGAAAAAGCTCAGAAGCCTTGAGCACTGCTGAGATCACATTGGGAAATACCTTACAAAAGTGTACTAGGAAGGATGGAAGACGAAAAGGACTAGAGGAAAGTGagcaagagaggaaagagaaaagacagaaggtGATAACAGGAATGTGAAGTGAAAGCAAAGATGGGGAGCTAGAATGTTGCCTAAATTCTGAGGCTgtagtttcagtcagtgtgtatTTTAGAATCTTAGCAAATCTTCTGTTTCCCCATAGGAAGTGCAAACTGCGGGTGCTGGACTTGAGAAATACTGGCCAGGACTTCTGGAACATGTGGTCTGGAGACAAGTCCCATGTGTCCTCAAGTTCACTGATGGCATCAGTGGCTAAGAACATGTCAAGGACAAAGCACTCCTTGGCTCCCTTGGAGATGTACGTAGATCTTTGTCTCAAGGAAAAGGCCTGGAGCAAATGTATCACCTACCTCTTCTCATGGGTGGAGCAGCGGAAAGGCTCCATACACTTATGCTGTAAGAAGATGAAAATTGTTTCAAGATCCAAAGAAACTATTAAGAAAGTTTTCCGAATAGTGAAGCTGGACTATATCCAGGAGGTGGAACTGAATTTCACCCAGAAGCTGTCCACCCTGGCCAAGTTTGCTCCTCTCCTGGGCAAGATGAGCAATGTTCAGAGACTCCTCTCCCCCATTCATAGGTCTGCTGTTGAGGAACAGGaccatcaggctcttctgcaATTTACCTTTCAGACCCTCAGGCTGCAATACCTCTGGGATATCTGTATGAAAGCTCCATCTTTCCTCGAAGGCCGCCTGAACCGGATTCTCAGGTGAGGGGAGCACCACAGGCGAGAAACAGCGAACACAATAGTAACATATCAAAAGCATTGTCTCATTTGCTGCTCTACTGTGATGTGTGGTAACACATAAGTGGAGCAATCAAGGTGTGAGAAAACTGGTATAGAAGCTCTGGAAAGAGACATCAGGGTAGGAAGCTACAAATTAAGGGGCATAGATGTAGTGCAGGCATGTATGTGATTTCGATATATCTCTGTTCGGGTAACAGGTTAGTGAAGGTGGCATTGACAAGGAAAAACCACATCAGACCTGAGCATTTCTAAAAAGAAACTGGTGACTAATCTGTGAACACAAAGCCTGCCTTAAAGTCCCAGTCCCAAgtaaaaacccaagtaagactgtaggtgttgcgagagggcatcagagggcagacacactgaaaccatactcacagaaaactagtcaatctaatcacatggaccacagccgtgtctaactcaatgaaactaaatcaTGCCGtgcggggccacccaagatgggcaggtcatggtggagaggtctgacagaatgtggttcactggagaagggaatggcaaaacacttcagtattcttcccttgagaaccccatgaacagtatgaaaaggcaaaatgatagattaccgaaagaggaactccccaggtcattaggtgcccaatatgctactggagatcagtggagaaataactccagaaagaatgaagggatggagccaaagcaaaaacaacacccagttgtggatgtgactggtgatagaagcaaggtctgatgctgtaaagagcaatattgcataggaacctggaatgttaggtccatgaatcaaggcaaattggaagtggtcaaacaagagatggcaagagttaacattgacattctaggaatcagtgaactagaatggactggaatgagtgaatttaactcaggtgaccattatatctactactgcaggcaggaatccctcagaagaaatggagtagccatcatggtcaacaaaagagtccgaaatgcagtacttggattcaatatgtaaaacgacagaatgatctctgttcatttccaaggcaaaccattcaatatcatataatccaagtctatgccccaaccagtaaggctgaagaagctgaagttgaatggttctatgaagacctacaagaccttttagaactaacaccctccaaaaaaaatgtccttttcattataggggactggaatgcaaaagtaggaagtcaagaaacacctggagtaacaggcaaatttggccttggaatatggaatgaagcaggacaaagactaataaagttttgccaagagaacacactggtcatagcaaacacactcttccaacaacacaagagaaaactctacacatggacatcaccagatagtcaacactgaaatcagatcaattatattctttgcagccaaagatggagaagctctaaacagtcagcaaaaacaagatcgggagctgactgtgcctcagatgatgaactccttagtgccaaattcagacttaaattgaagaaagtggagaaaaccactagaccattcaggtatgacctaaatcaaatctcttacaattatacagtggaagtgagaaatagatttaagggactagatctgatagacagagtgcctgatgaactatggatggaggtttgtgacattgtacgggagacaggaatcaagaccatccccaagaaaaagaaattgaagcaaaatggctgtctggggaagtcttacaaatagctgtgaaaagaaaagaagcaaaaagcaaaggagaaaaggaaagacacaagcatctgaatgcagagttccaaagaatagcaaggagagataagaaagtcttcctcagtgatcaatgcaaagaaatagaggaaaataacagaatgggaaagactagagatctcttcaagaaaattagagataccaagggaacatttcatgcaaagatgggttcaataaaggacaaaaattttatggacctaacagaagcagaagatattaagaagacatggcaagaatacacaaaagaactgtacataaaaaatcttcatgaccaagataatcacgatggtgtgatcactcacctagagccagacatcctggaatgagaagtcaagtgggccttagaaagcatcactatgaacaaagctagaggaggtgatggaattccagttgagctatttcaaatcctgagagatgatcctgtgaaagtgctgcactcaatatgccagcaaatttggaaaactcagcagtggccacagaactggaaaaggtcagtttttgtttcaatcccaaagaaaggcaatgccaaagaatgctcaaactaccacacaattgcactcatctcacatgctagtaaagtaatgctcaaaattctccaagccaggcttcagcaatatgtgaaccgtgaacttccagatgttcaagctggttttagaaaaggcagaggaaaaaaggaaaatgcagaggtcaaattgccgacatccgctggatcacgaaAAAGGAAgactgttccagaaaaacatctatttctgctttattgactatgccaaagcctttgactgtgtgaaccacaataaactgtggaaaattctgaaagagatgggaataccagaccacctgacctgcttcttgagaaacctatatgcaggtcaggaagcaagagttagaaccagacatggaaaaacagactggttccaaataggaaaaggagtacataaaagctgtatattgtcaccctgcttatttaacttatatgcagagtacatcatgagaaaagctgggctggaagaagcacaagctggaatcaagactgccaggagaaatatcaataacctcagatattcagatgacaccacccttctggcagaaagtgaacaagaacaaaaaagcctcttgatgaatgtgaaagtggagagtaaaaaagttggcttaaagctcaacattcagaaaactaagatcatggcatctggtcccatcacttcatgggaaatagatggggaaacagtggaaacaatgtcagactttattttggggggctccaaaatcactgtagatggtgattgcagccatgaaattaaaaaatgcttactccttggaagaaaatttatgaccaacctctatagcatattcagaagcagagacattactttcccaacaaaaatccatctagtcaaggctatggtttttccagtggtcatgtatggatgtgagagttggactgtgtagaaatctgagcaccgaagaactggtgcttttgaactgtggtgttggagaagactcttgagagtcccttggactgcaaggcgctccaaccagtccattctaaaggagatcagtcctgggtattctttggaaggaatgatgctaaagctgaaactccagtactttggccaccttatgcgaaaaattgattcactagaaaagactctgatgcctggaaggattgggggcaggacgagaagggggcgacagaggatgagatggctggatggcatcactgactcgatggacgtgagtttgagtgaactctgggagttggtgatagacagggagacctggagtgctacaattcatggggtcacaaagagttggacacaactgagcgactgaactgaacttcaagtCCCAGTCTGTAAAGGTGGTTTCACATTTCATATAATGTAAGTAAGTATCATACAGGAAATGCATGATTCTGGAGAGGATGGTAATGAAGCAGAGAcacaaggagagtgaaaaatgatAGAAAGTTTGTAGATGATGCCCTAATGGgcattgctgaagtctggcaGCCCCAGGGCATGGTGTGGGGTCTTATTGTTTATACATGTCCCCCAAATGCCTCACCTGGCCAGAGATACAGGCATCTGGAGCCCAAGCATGGAGTGAAGTGATCTGACTTAAAAGCATGTTTATCTAATCTCCCAGTACTAAAATTAAGTAGTGTCCACACTTGTCGGAGACTCTGTCTCAGGCTCTCCCTTGGGCATATTCCAGTGCAACCATTATCTTCATTCATCCTCCTAAGGAAGTGGAGTATGTTGTAATCTGCCTGATATATGAGTAAAAAGAGCTTTCAAGGTTCTTTTAGCTTGATCTAGTCACACATGAAAATGGTAGAAAGGCATTGGACATTCTGGATACTGAGTACTATCAGATGTTAATAGCAACCTTGGCTGTGTTCTAATCATTTACTTCTCATGTGGAGGTCACTTATAACTCCGGTTTCCCAGatctatttattgtttttttttttcctccagatgcCTGAAGACCCTCTTGGACAACATCTCTATGACCAGCTGACTGCTTACAGAACCAAATTTGCGCCATCTCTCCCAGTGCCCAAACATCTATCAGCTAAAGGGCCTGAATCTGAGTAGTGTTACCCTGACCAACTTTAGTCCCAAGCTTCTCCAAGTTCTGCTGGAGAAAGTTGCAGGCACTCTTGAAGAACTAGACTTAATGTGTGTGGGATCATGGACTCCCACCTCACGGCCATTCTGCCTACCCTAAGCCACTGCTGTCAGCTCAGAGTCCTCAGCATGTGTGGAAACCTCATCTCCATGGTGGTCCTGGAGAGTCTCCTGTGTCATAACTCATGGGTTGCCTGCTTTAAGTCTAGAGATTTATCTTGCCCCTCAGGAGAATTACAGTTCTCAGATATTCCTCACCAGGAGAGGCTTGTCCAGCTAAAAGCTGAGCTTTGGGAGATTCTTACAGATTTAGGATGTCCCAGGAAAATTTGGGTTAGCCCCAGCCCCTGTCCTCACTGTGGTGAGGACATGTGTGATCATCTGAGTCCCAATACATAATGCTGTAATACCCTGCCTAGGTAGTTGCTTCTATCAGAAGGATTCAGTTTGAGACACATGTTTGAGTTGTTTTGGTGTGTGCGGTTGTAGAAATTATCAGAATTAAAGAGACCTTCCgtgtaaatgaataaatgctgtCCATGATATTCTGATTTCTGTGTTTACATCTCACGGATCTCTAGTTACTGACGGGGGTCAGGGGAGCACTCTCTTGCCTATGATCTGAAACTCATTTCCTAGTTGTTTTTTCCCTCTTGATTTCCTTGGATCTGTGGGTTAAtacacggagaaggcgatggcaccccattccagtactcttgcctggaaaatcccatggatagaggagcctggtaggctgcagtccatggggttgctaggagtcggacacaactgaacgacttcattttcacttttcactttcatgcactggagagggaaatgccaacccactccagtgttcttgcctggagaatcccagggacgggggagcctggtgggctgccgtctatggggtcgcgcagagtcggacacaactaaaatgccttagcagcagcagcagcagtgggttaatacaaacaacaaaggaaacataCTCAGTGGTCCTCAACAACACATCCTTGTCATGAGTGGGTAGCGACATGTAAATTCCTATGAGAAGAATACAAAAAGCATACAGGTAAGAAGCAtggttttattatatttatatcacatttcaaaagtatatcttttgaaggctgtgtgtgtgtgtgttaatccttcagtcgtgtctgactctttgtgaccccatggactgttggttgccaggctcctctgtccatggaattctccaggcaagaatactagaatgggttgccatttccttctccagcaaatcttcccaacccagggattgaacccgggtctcctgcattacaggcagattccttatcatctgagccaccagggaactccctttgAAGGCTAGGTCATGTCAAtaagaatttcattttattccCATAACACGTATTGGTCTTCCCTATTGAGGAAATTAGTATAGTATGTTTTGACTTCAGTATATCAGGATGTATAATAAAGTGACTGTAATATACAACTTATAACTTATACTTGGCCATCTGCTTCCTCTGCTCCCCACTATCCCATTCAACCAGATGTTGATATCCATATGTTACAGATCTGTtataacatatttattaaaattctctGGATCTCCTGTCTTCCTAGTCTATTATGATGCAGAAAATACTTTCCCTTGTTCTTCTTCTCACATCTAGATTTGCACTATTACAAATATTCTCTATATGGTTGTAGATGTGGTTGATGGTCTCAAGGTGTTTAGCTATGTCAGAAGTCTGGATTCATATTGgttagtgcaggagacactgatttTATGAAGTAGAAGGACTATAGGACATACAGTTCGTTACATTTATAAATTCATAATACAGTAAAGAGAGGCACAAGACataaacaatttgaaaaaatgtTAGAACGAATTGAACAATGATTAGTAAAATGAGTTGTCATCCAGTGCAGTAATACATCAAGCCCAAAGGGGAGTCAGCTGGAGAAGCCAAATACTAGAGAATCAGGTAGAAAAAGATAAACGCTTCCATTGTTTACAGAGACATACTTTATGTACTTGTTGCAGGTCATAGTAAGAGTGAAAAGAAAAGCTTTGTGGaaaacaaagtttattattagcaTGCATGAGCACCATTGAGCTGAAGTTGGGAGCTTATATAAGGCTTTAGAAACcagtttttatttgcttgtttgtttcatttgtttaaaattagGTATATCTTAGGTTAGTCATTACATGGATGTCTTTTTATCCACtttctagttttttctttttcttataggtGCCAAAAAAGTGGCTTTTTATAAAAGTTCTCTAAGGGTGGAAGAAAGGTTCACGAGGGAGGGAATAAACGTATGCCTTGGCTGGTTCACGTTGCtggacagcagaaaccaacacagcattataaaaatattattattccccaaactaaaaacacattttttaaaagtgagatcatattctttgcaactAATGGAATCTTGAAACAGTAGCATTCGtacaaaaatgaaatttatattttcaaaagtgaatcaaaaatttttaatagttctCTAAAATTTTCCAATT
It contains:
- the LOC102179585 gene encoding PRAME family member 8-like, whose amino-acid sequence is MSARNPPRLVNLAAMSLLRDEALAICSLEYLPMELYPPLFMAAFSLRRSETLMAMVQAWPFARLPLGGLMKKLHQETLEAVLDGLDVLLAQEVHPRKCKLRVLDLRNTGQDFWNMWSGDKSHVSSSSLMASVAKNMSRTKHSLAPLEMYVDLCLKEKAWSKCITYLFSWVEQRKGSIHLCCKKMKIVSRSKETIKKVFRIVKLDYIQEVELNFTQKLSTLAKFAPLLGKMSNVQRLLSPIHRSAVEEQDHQALLQFTFQTLRLQYLWDICMKAPSFLEGRLNRILRCLKTLLDNISMTS